Proteins co-encoded in one Victivallis lenta genomic window:
- a CDS encoding IspD/TarI family cytidylyltransferase → MDDLAVVIVAGGSARRFGGNKLLLELDGLPLFLHCVRRFLPAAAPGCLVVVHPRGGGDEFRLAAERFLPDAPIVWTAGGAFRCASVQAGLAAIPLREGIVAIHDAARPLASVSLLETLAEEARRSGGAIPGKPVTDTLKRSDGGGMIAGTVSREGLWRVETPQVFDLSRLRAAYAANPEVDFTDDAGVMEAAGFPCRVVHNPEENIKVTYPGDMALLNRHFPGRRQ, encoded by the coding sequence ATGGATGATCTGGCCGTTGTGATTGTGGCGGGCGGCTCGGCCCGTCGTTTCGGCGGCAACAAGCTGCTGCTGGAGCTGGACGGCCTGCCGCTGTTTCTCCACTGCGTGAGGCGTTTTCTCCCGGCGGCGGCGCCGGGCTGCCTGGTGGTGGTGCATCCGCGTGGCGGCGGGGATGAATTCCGCCTGGCGGCGGAGCGCTTTTTGCCCGATGCCCCGATCGTCTGGACGGCGGGCGGCGCATTTCGCTGCGCTTCCGTTCAGGCCGGTCTGGCGGCGATTCCGCTGCGCGAGGGGATTGTTGCCATTCACGACGCGGCGCGACCGCTGGCGTCGGTTTCGCTGCTGGAGACGCTGGCGGAGGAGGCGCGGCGGAGCGGCGGCGCGATTCCGGGCAAGCCTGTGACCGATACGCTCAAGCGCAGCGACGGAGGCGGGATGATCGCCGGAACCGTCAGCCGGGAAGGGCTGTGGCGGGTGGAAACCCCGCAGGTCTTCGATCTGTCCCGGCTGCGTGCCGCTTATGCGGCCAATCCGGAGGTCGATTTTACCGATGATGCCGGTGTTATGGAGGCGGCTGGTTTCCCATGCCGGGTGGTGCATAATCCGGAGGAGAACATCAAGGTCACCTATCCGGGCGATATGGCGTTGCTGAACCGGCATTTCCCCGGGAGGCGGCAGTGA
- a CDS encoding phosphoribosyltransferase family protein: MRELLKQVSAGLNLFPCPVCRRGDGGGENRFCPECEKEMHRIEGTRCRGCGGELDTALALCSVCIAAEPRPWVGAAAVYEYRDLTRQVIHRFKFFNHPELARPFGIPAAERMRREESFRADLVVPVPLHITRHFRRSFNQAALFGGVVARELGIPLCNALIRIKRTRHQARLSKEARRKNPHGVFAVGKPEAVRGKCILLVDDVFTTGATLAAAAAVLLKAGSGPIFVLTAARTPRY; this comes from the coding sequence GTGCGTGAATTGCTGAAACAGGTCTCCGCCGGGCTCAATCTGTTTCCCTGCCCGGTCTGCCGTCGCGGCGACGGCGGCGGGGAAAACCGGTTCTGCCCGGAGTGCGAGAAGGAGATGCACCGGATCGAAGGGACCCGTTGTCGAGGTTGCGGCGGCGAACTCGACACGGCGCTTGCGCTCTGTTCGGTCTGCATTGCCGCCGAACCGCGTCCGTGGGTCGGGGCGGCGGCGGTTTATGAGTATCGCGATCTGACGCGGCAGGTCATTCACCGCTTCAAATTTTTCAACCATCCGGAATTGGCGCGCCCGTTCGGGATCCCGGCGGCGGAACGCATGCGGCGGGAGGAAAGTTTCCGGGCCGATCTCGTGGTTCCGGTTCCGCTGCATATCACGCGCCATTTCCGGCGCTCCTTCAATCAGGCGGCTCTGTTTGGCGGCGTTGTCGCGCGGGAGCTCGGGATTCCGCTCTGCAATGCGCTGATCCGGATCAAGCGGACCAGACATCAGGCGAGGTTGAGCAAAGAGGCGCGGCGGAAGAATCCGCACGGCGTTTTCGCCGTCGGCAAGCCGGAGGCGGTTCGCGGGAAATGCATTCTGCTGGTCGATGATGTGTTCACCACCGGCGCCACGCTGGCGGCGGCCGCCGCGGTTCTGCTCAAGGCCGGTTCCGGACCGATTTTCGTTCTGACCGCCGCTCGGACGCCGCGTTACTGA
- a CDS encoding YraN family protein — MKLARAAHLVLGRRGEEAAVRLLLAKGYTILARNWRIRSGELDIVARDGRTLVFVEVKTRRRSGFYRPGDNLSLRQMRRNFRAALFYCRVIGKPLLPGRFDLIEVIASPRMIRSIVHRCNYLPPLEPGGKRGRA, encoded by the coding sequence GTGAAGCTTGCCCGCGCGGCCCACCTGGTGCTCGGCCGCCGCGGCGAGGAGGCGGCGGTGCGTCTGCTGCTGGCAAAGGGTTACACGATTCTGGCCCGCAACTGGCGGATCCGTTCCGGCGAACTGGACATCGTCGCCCGTGACGGCAGGACTCTCGTCTTTGTCGAAGTCAAGACGCGCCGCCGTTCGGGATTCTATCGGCCGGGCGACAATCTTTCTCTCCGGCAGATGCGCCGGAATTTCCGCGCCGCTCTGTTTTACTGCCGGGTGATCGGGAAGCCGCTGCTGCCCGGCCGTTTCGACCTGATCGAGGTCATCGCCTCTCCGCGTATGATCCGGAGCATCGTGCATCGCTGCAACTATCTTCCGCCGCTGGAACCGGGAGGAAAGCGTGGACGTGCGTGA
- the lpdA gene encoding dihydrolipoyl dehydrogenase: protein MEKFDVCVIGAGPGGYVAAIRAGQCGFKTALVEKAFFGGTCLNVGCIPTKTLIAGAEVYASAKHAADFGVEISGEVRADWKKMLARKDEVIGKLRNGIASLLKSAGVTVFGGRGEFLSRRQLMVAAGEAAGTVIEADKFIIATGSDPLVPGFIPKGDRILTSTELLSLPKLPKSLLILGGGVIGCEFACLFAELGVEVTVVEMLPQILPQTDGECAKLLAKQMAGKGIRILNGTPLTDIRCTARGVSGKVGDETLKADYLLVSIGRKPVTADLNLPAAGVKTDQRGFIEVDDSFRTSAPNIYAIGDAVGRIMLAHWASAAAGNVVNTLRGKPEEFTGALTPGCIFTSPEIGTIGKSEEQLRSEGVAYNVGKFPFAALGKAMAMNQTEGFVKILADAESDQVLGIHIIGPHATDLIAEAGPAMLMEITAKELGRAIHAHPTLGEAMMEAAHAVHGECAHMPTRKKR, encoded by the coding sequence GTGGAAAAGTTTGATGTGTGTGTGATCGGCGCCGGTCCCGGCGGGTATGTCGCAGCGATTCGTGCCGGACAGTGCGGATTCAAAACGGCTCTGGTCGAGAAGGCGTTTTTCGGCGGTACATGCCTGAATGTCGGCTGCATTCCGACCAAAACGCTGATTGCGGGGGCGGAGGTCTATGCCTCCGCGAAACATGCCGCCGATTTCGGAGTTGAGATTTCCGGCGAGGTCAGGGCGGATTGGAAGAAGATGCTCGCGCGCAAGGACGAAGTCATCGGCAAACTCCGCAACGGGATCGCTTCTCTGCTCAAATCGGCCGGAGTCACGGTGTTCGGCGGCCGCGGCGAGTTTCTGTCGCGCCGTCAGCTGATGGTGGCTGCCGGGGAGGCGGCCGGCACGGTTATTGAGGCGGACAAGTTCATCATTGCGACCGGTTCTGATCCGCTGGTGCCGGGATTCATCCCGAAAGGCGACCGTATTCTGACCTCCACGGAGCTGCTGAGTCTGCCGAAACTGCCGAAGAGCCTGCTGATTCTCGGCGGCGGGGTCATCGGTTGTGAGTTCGCCTGTCTCTTCGCCGAGCTCGGCGTTGAGGTGACGGTCGTCGAAATGCTGCCGCAGATCCTGCCGCAGACCGACGGCGAATGCGCGAAGCTGCTGGCGAAACAGATGGCCGGGAAGGGCATCCGGATTCTGAACGGAACCCCGCTCACGGACATCAGATGCACGGCCCGCGGCGTCTCCGGCAAGGTCGGAGATGAGACGCTGAAAGCCGACTATCTGCTCGTTTCGATCGGACGCAAGCCGGTGACGGCCGATCTGAATCTTCCCGCCGCCGGGGTCAAAACCGATCAGCGCGGTTTTATCGAGGTCGATGACAGCTTCCGGACCAGCGCTCCGAACATTTATGCGATCGGCGATGCGGTCGGCAGAATCATGCTCGCACACTGGGCAAGCGCGGCGGCCGGAAATGTGGTCAATACGCTGCGCGGCAAGCCGGAGGAGTTCACCGGCGCGCTGACCCCCGGCTGCATTTTCACCTCTCCCGAAATCGGTACGATCGGCAAGAGCGAGGAACAGCTCAGGAGCGAGGGAGTCGCCTACAACGTCGGCAAATTCCCGTTTGCGGCACTCGGCAAGGCGATGGCGATGAACCAGACCGAAGGATTCGTGAAGATTCTCGCGGATGCGGAGAGCGATCAGGTGCTCGGCATCCATATCATCGGGCCGCATGCGACCGACCTCATCGCAGAAGCTGGTCCGGCCATGCTGATGGAGATCACCGCGAAGGAGCTCGGCCGCGCGATCCATGCGCATCCGACGCTCGGCGAGGCGATGATGGAGGCCGCGCATGCGGTTCACGGCGAATGCGCGCATATGCCGACCCGGAAGAAGCGCTGA
- the rpsS gene encoding 30S ribosomal protein S19: protein MARSIKKGPFVDQYLIDKVEKMGNQKVAIKTWSRRSMIIPDFVGHTFNVHNGKSFIPVFVTENMVGHKLGEFALTRTFKDHGVVSGK, encoded by the coding sequence ATGGCCAGATCGATTAAGAAGGGCCCGTTCGTCGACCAGTACCTGATCGACAAGGTTGAGAAGATGGGCAATCAGAAAGTGGCGATCAAGACCTGGTCGCGCCGCTCGATGATCATCCCGGACTTCGTTGGACACACGTTCAACGTGCATAACGGCAAGAGCTTCATTCCGGTGTTCGTGACTGAGAATATGGTCGGTCACAAGCTCGGCGAGTTCGCGCTGACCCGTACCTTCAAGGATCACGGTGTGGTTTCCGGCAAGTAA